Proteins co-encoded in one Pseudoalteromonas rubra genomic window:
- a CDS encoding non-ribosomal peptide synthetase, whose translation MRRRSAPQRASSHWADIPCYRLSWPRHSQDIVIGTPVENRLQSGLQSLQGFFVNTVPLRVSTEFDTLTEYFEHVKSINQQALANQELPLDQLIEGLQLSRSQAHAPLFQILLTVEGTPAQPVSTQFNVADVQLTQQALPVTSSKFDLDINLVFNEQGLALNWVYDSHLFTADYITKLSTHLSQLIAALVPQNLASLSQQSPQQIDMLSEQERQHLVYDVQSETLAYNAELSLHEQISRQAQLTPDAIAIDMPDGRTLSYAQLDAGANRIAAYLQQHYSLSADSMVGVSTERHAEMVMAILAILKTGAAYLPLDPGYPSARLAQIIDDAKPVVTVTDNPAILQGLATDTLSLATLNDAAVSTPYQPVAHQGDNLAYAIYTSGSTGKPKGVAISHRNINALLSWADTVYSREDYVRVLCSTSINFDLSAFELFFTLTRGGTCVLVDNALSLLTQPVEVSLINTVPSAIKALLEQAGIPAGVRVVNLAGEPLGRDVVNQLLRDGHCERVYNLYGPSEDTTYSTCACFTQEIDHAPGIGQVISNTQAFILNDQLALLPYGATGELYLGGDGLARGYLNQPELSAERFIDNPFYDPEVAGSSTRLYRTGDLVRYQSDGTLAFVGRADDQVKIRGFRVELGEISEQLSCQAAIDSAVVLAKSGANGTYLVAYVQPAEALDEAAHSDFISAALSELAGCLPDYMVPKLGRVIPHWPLTANGKINKKALPEVDLGAQQDHYVAPQTDLEQAVCEIWAELLHLDAAQISTTASFFALGGHSLLSVKLAAALRTQLAVELPLSTLFNATTVAEQAKAVAAAEGQALREDIKALPRVMQDDPQLGQHRVAPLSYAQQRLWFIDQLEQGTPQYNMPAAFAVDGELDLTVVEAVLQTIIARHEVLRTVYRDDVQVIRQDAGFTLSYEDVRTLSETAQQQAIAGAMAQQLSQPFDLTREVMVRAGYIQTTERSGVLLFNMHHIASDGWSMQVLINEFTTLYQAYSQGEDNPLAPLSIQYADYAQWQRSHLNHEVLDTQLSYWQQQLADLPSVHSLPLDYPRPALKQHQGGQVKSTLSAQVAQGLSKLASAQGLTPFMLLHGALSLLLSRHSNARDIVIGTPVANRMQAELAPLIGFFVNPLVLNVNTAQPSLADYLAHVKAVHLGAQSHQDVPFEQLVEQLNVPRSSAYTPLFQVMLTTRTDYAVTEQVSNQGWSLGEAQLSPLAEDAVIAKFDLDIDLTLSDAGVEMCWTYDKALFSAARIETLSRHLSTLLTTLAQQAPATLLAHAPDTLAMLSAAEQHTLLLTLNDNALSYDTTQSIHGLFEQQVQRTPQATALIFNGQHISYEVLNQRANQLAHYLLSEHQVTPETPLGVCSSRSVEMVVSILAILKAGGAYVPLDPSYPASRLGYIAKDAGLTHILAYDAGLPVAQALMAEQGGSAVDIATLTLSAYAQHNPALTALGGDKLAYAIYTSGSTGQPKGVAISHRNVNALLSWADTEYSGEDYARMLCSTSINFDLSAFELFLPLTRGGSCVLVDSALSLLTTPVEVTLINTVPSAIKALLEQGGIPGGVRVVNLAGEPLGRDVVNQLLAGEHCERVYNLYGPSEDTTYSTCARFTQPLDEAPSIGRVINNSQAFILNDKLALLPYGTTGELYLGGDGLARGYLNQPQLSAERFIDNPFYDAKVAGSSKRLYRTGDLVRYQADGNLAFVGRADDQVKIRGFRVELGEISEQLSRQAAIDSAVVLAKSGANGLYLVAYIHPTQTLGEADHTDFITAALTSLAESLPEYMVPRLGQVVPEWPLTASGKINKKALPEVDATALQGRYVAPQTDTEQAVCEIWAQLLNVEAGQISTQTDFFELGGHSLLVMRLATRLNDTFAINLAIQDLYQQMTVANISRHIDDIFTLHASDTTHSPAASDFEEFTL comes from the coding sequence ATGCGGCGCAGATCAGCACCACAGCGAGCTTCTTCGCACTGGGCGGACATTCCCTGTTATCGGTTAAGCTGGCCGCGTCATAGCCAGGATATCGTCATCGGCACCCCGGTTGAGAACCGGCTGCAAAGCGGACTGCAATCGTTGCAGGGCTTTTTTGTCAATACCGTGCCACTGCGAGTGTCGACGGAATTTGACACTCTGACGGAGTATTTTGAGCACGTTAAAAGTATCAATCAGCAAGCGCTGGCGAATCAGGAATTACCGCTGGATCAGCTGATTGAAGGACTTCAGCTCTCACGCAGTCAGGCTCATGCGCCATTATTTCAGATCCTGCTGACGGTAGAGGGTACGCCCGCTCAGCCAGTGAGTACGCAGTTTAATGTTGCTGATGTGCAGTTAACGCAGCAAGCCTTACCTGTGACCAGCAGCAAATTCGACCTCGACATCAACCTGGTTTTTAACGAGCAGGGACTGGCGCTCAACTGGGTGTATGACAGTCACCTGTTTACCGCCGACTATATTACCAAGCTCAGTACGCATCTGAGTCAGCTTATTGCCGCTTTGGTGCCACAAAACCTGGCTTCGCTCAGTCAACAGTCGCCGCAGCAGATCGATATGTTGAGTGAGCAGGAGCGCCAACACCTGGTGTATGATGTGCAAAGCGAAACACTGGCTTATAACGCTGAGCTCAGCCTACACGAACAGATCAGCCGTCAGGCCCAGCTAACGCCGGATGCCATTGCCATTGATATGCCCGACGGTCGCACGCTGAGCTACGCCCAGCTGGATGCTGGCGCCAATCGCATCGCTGCGTACTTGCAGCAACACTATTCACTCAGCGCCGATAGTATGGTGGGCGTCAGTACTGAGCGACATGCCGAGATGGTGATGGCCATACTGGCCATCCTGAAAACCGGTGCCGCCTATTTGCCGCTCGACCCGGGCTATCCCAGTGCCCGACTGGCACAGATCATTGACGATGCAAAGCCGGTCGTGACCGTCACCGATAACCCGGCCATCCTACAAGGCCTGGCCACCGACACGCTGAGTCTGGCGACGCTGAACGATGCCGCTGTCTCCACTCCTTATCAACCGGTGGCACATCAGGGCGATAATCTGGCCTACGCCATTTATACCTCAGGGTCGACCGGTAAACCTAAGGGCGTGGCGATCAGCCACCGTAACATCAATGCGCTGCTGAGCTGGGCTGACACGGTCTACAGCCGCGAGGATTATGTCCGGGTGCTGTGCAGCACCTCCATCAACTTTGACCTGTCAGCGTTTGAATTGTTTTTCACCCTCACTCGCGGCGGCACCTGTGTACTGGTCGACAATGCCCTGAGCCTGCTGACGCAGCCGGTTGAGGTTTCCCTGATTAATACGGTGCCGTCGGCCATTAAAGCCCTGCTGGAGCAGGCGGGCATTCCGGCTGGCGTGCGGGTCGTGAACCTGGCCGGTGAGCCGCTGGGTCGCGACGTGGTGAATCAGTTACTGCGCGACGGGCATTGCGAGCGGGTCTATAACCTTTATGGCCCGTCGGAAGACACCACTTATTCAACCTGTGCCTGTTTTACTCAGGAAATCGATCATGCGCCGGGGATCGGCCAGGTGATCAGCAACACCCAGGCGTTTATTCTGAATGACCAGCTGGCGCTGCTGCCGTATGGCGCAACCGGTGAGTTGTACCTGGGCGGTGACGGGCTGGCACGAGGTTACCTGAACCAGCCTGAGCTGAGTGCCGAGCGCTTTATTGATAACCCCTTTTATGACCCTGAGGTGGCAGGCAGTTCAACACGCTTGTACCGCACCGGCGACTTAGTGCGCTATCAGAGCGATGGCACGCTGGCGTTTGTGGGCCGGGCGGACGACCAGGTTAAAATTCGCGGCTTCCGGGTAGAGCTGGGTGAGATAAGCGAGCAGCTGAGCTGTCAGGCGGCCATCGACAGTGCCGTAGTACTGGCGAAAAGCGGGGCCAATGGCACCTATCTGGTGGCCTATGTTCAGCCTGCAGAGGCGCTGGACGAGGCAGCTCATTCTGACTTTATCAGTGCGGCACTGAGCGAGCTGGCAGGGTGTTTACCCGACTACATGGTGCCGAAACTGGGCCGGGTGATCCCACACTGGCCACTGACCGCCAACGGTAAAATTAATAAAAAGGCGCTGCCAGAGGTGGACCTGGGGGCGCAGCAGGACCACTACGTTGCCCCGCAAACCGACCTCGAGCAGGCGGTGTGTGAGATTTGGGCTGAATTACTGCACCTTGATGCGGCGCAGATCAGCACCACAGCGAGCTTCTTCGCACTGGGCGGACATTCCCTGTTATCGGTTAAGCTGGCCGCTGCACTGCGTACACAGCTGGCCGTGGAGCTGCCACTGAGCACGTTATTCAATGCCACCACTGTGGCTGAGCAGGCCAAAGCGGTTGCCGCGGCCGAGGGACAGGCATTGCGCGAGGACATTAAAGCCCTGCCCAGAGTGATGCAGGATGACCCTCAGCTGGGTCAGCATCGTGTTGCCCCATTATCTTATGCTCAGCAGCGGTTATGGTTTATCGACCAGCTGGAGCAGGGCACACCACAATACAATATGCCGGCGGCCTTTGCGGTTGACGGCGAGCTGGACCTGACGGTGGTTGAGGCCGTATTGCAAACCATCATTGCCCGTCATGAGGTGCTCAGAACTGTGTATCGCGATGATGTGCAGGTGATCCGCCAGGACGCCGGCTTCACCCTGAGCTATGAGGATGTGCGGACTCTGAGCGAGACGGCGCAGCAACAGGCGATTGCCGGGGCAATGGCGCAACAGCTGAGCCAGCCGTTTGACCTGACCCGCGAGGTGATGGTGCGTGCAGGCTATATTCAGACCACTGAGCGCAGCGGTGTGCTGCTGTTCAATATGCACCACATTGCCTCCGACGGCTGGTCAATGCAGGTGCTGATCAACGAATTTACGACACTGTATCAGGCATACAGCCAGGGCGAGGACAACCCGCTGGCCCCGCTGAGCATTCAGTATGCAGACTACGCACAGTGGCAGCGCAGCCATTTAAATCACGAGGTGCTGGATACGCAGCTGAGCTACTGGCAGCAGCAACTGGCTGACCTGCCTTCGGTGCACAGTCTGCCGTTAGACTACCCGCGTCCGGCACTTAAGCAGCATCAGGGTGGTCAGGTGAAAAGCACCCTCAGTGCACAAGTGGCGCAGGGGCTGAGTAAACTTGCCAGTGCGCAGGGGCTGACGCCTTTCATGTTACTGCACGGGGCCTTGTCGCTGTTGTTGTCCAGACACAGTAATGCCCGGGACATCGTTATCGGGACACCGGTGGCCAACCGCATGCAGGCCGAGCTGGCACCGCTGATTGGTTTTTTTGTTAACCCCCTGGTGCTGAACGTCAATACTGCCCAGCCGAGCCTGGCAGACTACCTGGCCCATGTAAAAGCCGTCCATTTAGGTGCTCAGTCACATCAGGATGTGCCGTTCGAGCAGCTGGTTGAGCAGCTGAATGTGCCCCGTAGCAGTGCGTATACGCCGCTGTTCCAGGTGATGCTGACAACCCGCACCGATTATGCAGTGACGGAGCAGGTCAGTAATCAGGGCTGGTCTTTAGGGGAGGCGCAGCTGAGCCCGCTGGCAGAGGATGCGGTGATTGCCAAGTTTGACCTGGACATCGACCTGACACTGAGCGACGCCGGGGTAGAGATGTGCTGGACCTACGACAAGGCTTTGTTCAGCGCAGCTCGGATTGAGACGCTGAGCCGTCATCTGAGTACCTTACTGACAACTCTGGCACAGCAGGCTCCGGCCACTTTGCTGGCGCATGCTCCGGATACCCTTGCGATGTTGTCGGCAGCCGAGCAACACACGCTGCTGTTAACACTGAACGACAACGCACTCAGTTATGACACCACGCAGAGCATTCATGGTTTATTTGAACAACAGGTGCAGCGTACGCCACAGGCAACGGCACTGATTTTTAACGGGCAGCACATCAGCTATGAGGTGCTGAACCAGCGTGCCAATCAGCTGGCGCATTATCTGCTGAGCGAACATCAGGTGACCCCGGAAACGCCGCTGGGCGTGTGCAGCAGCCGCTCGGTTGAAATGGTGGTGAGTATCCTGGCGATATTAAAAGCCGGTGGCGCGTATGTGCCGCTGGACCCGAGCTATCCGGCCAGCCGGTTAGGCTATATCGCCAAAGATGCGGGACTGACACACATTCTGGCGTATGACGCAGGTCTGCCGGTTGCACAGGCGCTGATGGCAGAGCAGGGCGGCAGTGCCGTGGATATTGCGACGCTGACACTGAGCGCTTATGCGCAGCACAACCCGGCGCTGACGGCCCTTGGCGGGGATAAGCTGGCCTATGCCATCTACACCTCAGGGTCGACTGGTCAGCCTAAGGGCGTGGCCATCAGTCACCGCAATGTCAATGCACTGCTGAGCTGGGCCGACACCGAATACAGCGGTGAAGATTATGCGCGGATGTTATGCAGCACCTCAATCAACTTTGACCTGTCGGCCTTTGAACTGTTTTTACCTCTGACCCGTGGTGGCAGCTGTGTGCTGGTCGACAGTGCCCTGAGTCTGCTGACGACGCCGGTGGAGGTCACATTAATTAATACGGTGCCCTCGGCGATTAAAGCGCTGCTGGAGCAGGGAGGCATTCCGGGCGGTGTACGGGTGGTGAACCTGGCAGGCGAGCCGCTGGGTCGCGACGTGGTGAATCAGTTACTCGCCGGTGAGCACTGTGAGCGAGTGTATAACCTCTACGGTCCATCAGAAGACACCACTTATTCAACCTGTGCGCGCTTTACTCAGCCTCTGGACGAAGCGCCGAGTATCGGGCGGGTGATTAACAACAGTCAGGCGTTCATCCTTAATGACAAGCTGGCGCTGCTGCCCTATGGCACTACCGGGGAGCTATACCTGGGTGGTGACGGGCTGGCGCGGGGTTATCTGAATCAGCCACAGCTGAGTGCCGAGCGTTTCATCGATAATCCATTTTATGATGCCAAGGTGGCAGGCAGCTCAAAGCGCCTGTACCGCACCGGCGACTTAGTGCGCTATCAGGCGGACGGCAACTTAGCCTTCGTGGGACGCGCAGACGATCAGGTGAAGATCCGGGGCTTCCGGGTGGAGCTGGGCGAGATAAGCGAACAGCTGAGTCGTCAGGCGGCCATCGACAGCGCAGTGGTGCTGGCGAAAAGTGGAGCCAACGGCCTGTATCTGGTGGCCTATATTCATCCGACTCAGACACTGGGCGAGGCTGATCACACCGACTTCATCACAGCGGCACTGACGAGCCTGGCAGAGAGTTTACCGGAATACATGGTGCCGAGGCTGGGTCAGGTGGTCCCTGAGTGGCCGCTGACAGCCAGTGGCAAGATCAACAAAAAGGCGCTGCCGGAGGTGGATGCCACCGCACTGCAGGGCCGTTACGTAGCGCCGCAAACAGACACAGAGCAGGCGGTATGTGAGATTTGGGCGCAGCTACTCAATGTAGAAGCTGGCCAGATAAGCACACAGACAGACTTTTTCGAGCTGGGCGGACATTCACTGCTAGTGATGCGCCTGGCAACCCGACTTAACGACACTTTTGCGATCAACCTGGCTATTCAGGATTTATATCAGCAAATGACCGTCGCCAACATCAGTCGCCATATCGACGACATCTTCACTTTGCATGCCAGTGACACGACGCACAGTCCCGCTGCATCCGACTTCGAGGAATTTACCCTATGA